From Lycium ferocissimum isolate CSIRO_LF1 chromosome 12, AGI_CSIRO_Lferr_CH_V1, whole genome shotgun sequence, one genomic window encodes:
- the LOC132039395 gene encoding uncharacterized protein LOC132039395, with amino-acid sequence MLADAFIKAHAGAKKVQARKADILRIAQRDNELLREFVNRFQRERMELPPFPEEWAAQAFTKGLNPRSLTASFKLKENLLEYEAVTWADVHNRYESKIRVEDDQLELPPGPVNLSNGSERTRKNYDPDTRSSRERYRPYSQSEKTSFRPEKLRSGPGQFTSRGDRRTERPSNSRGLSFRSDAESSATNRDPPRISEYNFSVNTSDLVSAIGRIPEARWPRPLRSDPGQRDPNMICDYHGTHVHRTEDCRQLREEVARLLKNGHLREFLSERAKTHYKERESSKRIEPVEPQHVINMIIGGTDAPRGPVMKRAKVFTVREKRNRDCVPEGSINFSNENAEGIIQPHNDALIVPVARVLSGLNMASETTKGEISLPVNIDGTIQQTVFYVIEGDMKYNALLGRPWIHSMRAVPSTLHQLLKFPTPEGIKTIRGEQPAAREMFAVEESSLLLKEPAQKAGSSGDKDSK; translated from the exons atgctcgcggatgcgttcataaagGCTCATGCCGGAGCCAAAAAGGTCCAAGCCCGAAAGGCGGATATTTTacggatagcccaaagggaCAATGAGTTACTGCGGGAATTCGTCAATCGcttccaaagggaacggatggaactCCCACCGTTTCCGGAAGAGTGGGCTGCACAGGCATTCACCAAAGGGCTTAATCCCCGGAGCTTAACAGCCTCGTTTaaactaaaggaaaatttaTTGGAATACGAGGCTGTGACCTGGGCAGACGTACACAACAGATACGAGTCCaagattcgggtggaggatgatCAGCTAGAACTGCCGCCGGGTCCGGTAAACCTAAGTAATGGATCTGAGAGAACTAGAAAAAATTACGACCCGGATACACGGTCATCGAGGGAAAGATATCGGCCATATTCTCAATCAGAGAAGACAAGCTTCAGACCGGAAAAGTTGAGATCTGGCCCCGGTCAATTCACCAGCAGAGGAGATAGAAGAACAGAGCGTCCATCGAATAGTCGAGGGTTGTCGTTCAGAAGTGACGCCGAAAGTTCGGCAACTAACAGGGACCCACCAAGAATATCAGAATACAACTTTAGTGTCAACACCTCGGACCTTGTCTCGGCCATAGGCCGCATTCCGGAAGCAAGATGGCCGAGACCATTGAGGTCGGATCCCGGCCAACGGGATCCGAATATGATATGTGACTACCATGGAACGCACGTTCACAGAACTGAAGATTGCCGCCAACTAAGAGAAGAGGTGGCTCGCTTACTGAAAAACGGGCACCTTCGTGAATTCCTGAGTGAGCGGGCAAAGACCCACTACAAGGAGAGGGAGTCGAGCAAACGAATTGAACCGGTAGAGCCTCAACATgtaatcaacatgataatcgggggTACAGATGCTCCAAGAGGGCCGGTAATGAAGCGTGCCAAGGTTTTCACTGTTCGAGAAAAGCGCAACCGGGATTGTGTACCCGAGGGCTCTATCAATTTCAGCAACGAGAatgcagaaggcatcattcaaccgcacaatgatgcgtTG ATCGTACCAGTAGCTCGGGTGCTCAGTGGGCTCAATATGGCGAGTGAAACCACGAAGGGTGAGATTTCCTTGCCAGTCAACATCGACGGCACCATCCAGCAGACTGTGTTCTATGTAATCGAAGGGGATATGAAATACAACGCATTGCTGGGTAGGCcatggatacatagcatgagagcTGTGCCGTCTACCTTACATCAGTTGCTGAAGTTCCCGACTCCGGAGGGGATAAAAACTATCCGGGGAGAACAACCTGCAGCAAGGGAGATGTTTGCAGTCGAAGAATCATCGCTCCTACTCAAAGAGCCGGCTCAGAAGGCGGGGTCATCCGGGGACAAGGATTCCAAATAG